The Vicinamibacterales bacterium genome has a segment encoding these proteins:
- a CDS encoding class I SAM-dependent methyltransferase: MRNRFLALAVTVVVAGLPGATSAFAQAAAPTRRPDVIYVPTPEPVVEAMLQVANVTKDDIVYDLGCGDGRIPVTAARKYGARGVCFDIDPERIKEANENVAKNNVGKLVRVVQGDLFEQDLSGATVITLYLLPSLNVKLMPKLMRELKPGTRIVSHAFDMGDWKPEKELDVDGRKVYFWTIPKR; encoded by the coding sequence ATGCGTAATCGTTTTCTCGCACTCGCCGTCACGGTCGTCGTCGCGGGGCTTCCGGGCGCCACCTCGGCGTTCGCGCAAGCGGCCGCACCGACGCGGCGTCCTGACGTCATCTATGTTCCCACGCCCGAGCCGGTCGTGGAGGCCATGCTGCAAGTGGCCAACGTCACCAAGGACGACATAGTGTACGACCTTGGCTGCGGCGACGGACGTATTCCGGTGACCGCGGCGCGCAAGTACGGCGCCCGCGGCGTGTGCTTTGATATCGACCCGGAGCGCATCAAGGAAGCCAACGAGAACGTCGCCAAGAACAACGTCGGCAAACTCGTCCGCGTGGTGCAGGGTGACCTGTTCGAGCAGGACCTCAGCGGCGCCACCGTCATCACGTTGTACCTGCTGCCGTCGCTCAACGTGAAGCTGATGCCGAAGCTGATGAGAGAGCTGAAGCCCGGCACGCGCATCGTCTCGCACGCGTTCGACATGGGCGACTGGAAGCCGGAGAAGGAACTGGACGTGGACGGCCGCAAGGTCTACTTCTGGACCATTCCGAAGCGGTAG
- a CDS encoding LysE family translocator produces the protein MIATGLDPSFFAYLSFTFILVVTPGSTTAVVVRNTLEGGRRAGYVTALGAAAANSAIATACGLGLSVLVAFWPGSLYAIKIGGSVFLAWLGLLSLWRAWHEPDGGIRMSPNPDAAPARSHAGAYFGDGLAINLLSPVIISFYLSVVPTFIPAGASRLYYPLLASSHVTMAFLCHSAWATGLDAMRRWFIRPWTRRVLQTATGLALIGLSARVIL, from the coding sequence GTGATCGCGACGGGACTGGACCCGAGCTTCTTCGCCTACCTCTCCTTCACCTTCATCCTCGTCGTGACCCCGGGGTCAACGACGGCGGTGGTGGTGCGCAACACGCTCGAGGGCGGCCGGCGTGCCGGCTACGTCACCGCCCTCGGCGCCGCGGCCGCCAACAGCGCCATCGCCACCGCCTGCGGACTCGGCTTGTCTGTGCTGGTCGCGTTCTGGCCCGGCTCGCTTTACGCGATCAAGATCGGCGGCTCGGTGTTTCTGGCCTGGCTCGGCCTGTTGAGCCTGTGGCGCGCGTGGCATGAGCCGGACGGCGGCATCCGGATGTCGCCGAATCCCGATGCGGCGCCGGCACGTTCGCACGCCGGCGCGTACTTCGGCGACGGACTCGCGATCAACCTGCTGAGCCCCGTCATCATCAGCTTCTACCTGTCGGTGGTGCCGACGTTCATTCCCGCCGGCGCGTCGCGGCTCTACTACCCGCTGCTCGCGTCATCGCATGTGACGATGGCGTTCCTCTGCCACTCGGCCTGGGCCACGGGCCTCGACGCCATGCGCCGCTGGTTCATCAGGCCATGGACGCGGCGCGTGCTGCAGACTGCCACAGGCCTCGCACTTATCGGCCTGAGCGCTCGCGTCATTCTCTGA
- a CDS encoding ABC transporter permease: MAILSDLRYAVRLLLRTPVFSLTAILSLAIGIAASATIFSLGDALLFSQTAGVRSAGDVIDIGRSTEGSGFDNMSHPAFAYLREHSRSLTSMSAVDFGGGPMSLGGNGTSERIFATMVSANYFDTLGTRVALGRFFRADEDVVPEAQPVVVLSHAFWMRRFNGDPDVLQRPLRLNGRDFAVVGVAEPGFQGASMIGTEIWVPMAMMATVRGAANSDMLTNPRAVWHVALGRMKPGISRPQAQAELNTLMEAFKASEPRANRRHGISVLPISRVPGPMRLPFLAFLGFLFALSSTLMAIACSNVAGMLLARAAGRRREMATRLAVGASRGRLIGQLLTETAVLFAAAAVAALPLTMWLINALESFLPALPVMINLDLSVNLRVMAYAMGMALATAVLFGLAPARHALSGELAPMLHGANATADRKRFRLRNALVTAQVALSLMLVVTAFLFVRTLQAAAHIDSGYDTANIQIASVDVGLSGYRGQTAAALTHRFQERLRSIRGVTSVATARMIPLQGGGFGLGGVYVPGRQGPDRDGTWEADWDVVSPEYFQTVGMRIVEGRPFADTDRDGSTMVGIINETFAKRAWPGQSPVGRVFEQGVSETERRPILIIGVAIDAKYRYISDGPRSFVYVPMAQQPMNRVEFFIKHAEGRPITNELRAAFAQVEPNVPIVLLQSFEEATAIGLLPQKLTAWIAGSVGTIGVLLAALGLYGLMAFLVTQRTREIAIRMALGASEGDMRSMVLTQAAWLGTTGGVIGLVLAGVIGTLAQSLLVNVPAIDPIAFGGTAVLFAVVLAAACWPPARRAAATDPATALRAE; encoded by the coding sequence ATGGCCATCCTGTCCGACCTGCGGTACGCCGTCCGGCTGCTCCTGCGCACGCCGGTCTTTTCCCTGACCGCCATCCTGTCGTTGGCGATTGGCATCGCCGCCAGCGCCACGATTTTCAGCCTGGGCGACGCGTTGCTCTTCTCCCAGACGGCGGGCGTCCGCTCGGCGGGGGACGTGATCGACATCGGCCGCTCCACCGAGGGCAGCGGGTTCGACAACATGTCGCATCCGGCCTTCGCATATTTACGCGAGCACTCACGAAGCCTTACGTCGATGTCGGCCGTGGACTTTGGCGGCGGCCCCATGAGCCTGGGCGGCAACGGCACCAGCGAGCGCATTTTCGCCACCATGGTGTCGGCCAACTATTTCGACACCCTGGGCACCCGCGTGGCCCTCGGCCGGTTCTTCCGCGCCGATGAAGACGTGGTACCCGAAGCGCAGCCGGTCGTGGTGTTGAGCCACGCATTCTGGATGCGGCGGTTCAACGGCGACCCTGACGTGCTGCAGAGGCCCCTCCGTCTCAACGGCCGCGACTTCGCGGTGGTGGGCGTGGCCGAGCCCGGTTTCCAGGGCGCGTCGATGATTGGCACCGAGATCTGGGTGCCCATGGCGATGATGGCCACGGTGCGCGGCGCCGCGAATTCCGACATGCTCACCAATCCGCGGGCGGTCTGGCACGTAGCGTTGGGGCGTATGAAGCCGGGTATCAGCCGCCCACAGGCGCAGGCCGAACTCAATACCCTCATGGAGGCGTTCAAGGCATCGGAACCACGGGCCAACCGGCGTCACGGCATCTCGGTGCTGCCGATCAGCCGCGTCCCCGGTCCCATGCGGCTGCCATTCCTCGCCTTTCTCGGCTTCCTGTTCGCGCTATCGAGCACGCTGATGGCCATTGCCTGCAGCAACGTCGCCGGCATGCTGCTGGCCCGGGCGGCGGGCCGCCGGCGCGAGATGGCGACGCGCCTTGCCGTGGGCGCGAGCCGCGGCCGCTTGATCGGCCAGTTGCTAACGGAAACCGCGGTCCTGTTCGCGGCCGCCGCGGTCGCCGCGCTCCCGCTCACTATGTGGCTGATCAACGCCCTCGAGAGTTTTCTGCCAGCGCTGCCCGTGATGATCAACCTCGACTTGAGCGTCAACCTGCGGGTGATGGCTTATGCCATGGGCATGGCGCTGGCCACCGCGGTGCTGTTCGGCCTGGCGCCGGCGCGTCACGCGCTGAGCGGCGAGCTGGCGCCGATGCTGCACGGCGCCAACGCGACAGCCGACCGCAAGCGCTTCCGCCTGCGCAACGCCCTCGTCACCGCGCAGGTTGCGTTGTCGCTCATGCTCGTCGTCACCGCCTTCCTGTTCGTGCGGACGCTGCAGGCGGCCGCGCACATCGATTCCGGATACGACACGGCCAACATCCAGATTGCCTCGGTCGACGTCGGACTGTCCGGGTATCGCGGTCAGACCGCCGCCGCGCTGACGCACCGCTTCCAGGAGCGGTTGCGCTCGATCAGGGGCGTGACCTCGGTGGCCACGGCGCGGATGATTCCGCTGCAAGGCGGCGGCTTCGGCCTCGGGGGGGTGTATGTGCCCGGCAGGCAGGGCCCGGACCGCGACGGAACCTGGGAGGCGGATTGGGACGTCGTGTCACCCGAATACTTCCAGACCGTTGGCATGCGAATCGTTGAAGGACGCCCGTTCGCCGACACCGACCGCGACGGATCCACCATGGTCGGCATCATCAACGAAACGTTCGCGAAGCGCGCCTGGCCGGGGCAATCGCCCGTCGGCAGGGTCTTCGAACAGGGCGTGAGCGAAACGGAACGGCGGCCCATCTTGATCATCGGCGTCGCCATTGACGCCAAGTACCGCTACATCAGCGACGGACCGCGATCGTTCGTATATGTGCCGATGGCGCAGCAACCAATGAACCGAGTCGAGTTCTTCATCAAGCACGCGGAAGGCCGGCCAATCACGAACGAGCTGCGCGCCGCGTTCGCGCAGGTCGAGCCGAACGTGCCGATCGTGCTGCTCCAGTCGTTCGAGGAGGCCACGGCAATTGGGTTGTTGCCGCAAAAGCTCACGGCCTGGATCGCCGGGAGCGTCGGCACCATCGGCGTCCTGCTTGCGGCACTGGGGCTCTACGGCCTGATGGCGTTCCTGGTCACGCAACGCACGCGAGAAATCGCCATCCGCATGGCGCTGGGCGCATCCGAGGGCGACATGCGCTCGATGGTGCTGACCCAGGCCGCGTGGTTGGGGACGACGGGCGGCGTAATCGGACTGGTGTTGGCGGGTGTCATCGGCACGCTGGCGCAAAGCCTGCTGGTCAACGTGCCGGCCATCGATCCGATTGCCTTCGGCGGGACCGCAGTGCTGTTTGCCGTCGTGCTCGCCGCCGCCTGCTGGCCACCCGCCAGGCGGGCCGCTGCCACAGACCCGGCGACGGCGCTCCGCGCAGAGTGA
- a CDS encoding N(4)-(beta-N-acetylglucosaminyl)-L-asparaginase gives MTNTVKPVVVASNNGNVYKNGGTETGVQKAFNLITRGTDVLDALVAGVNNCELDPADTSVGYGGLPNADGIVQLDSCCMHGPTRRAGGVAAIEGVRTPSLVAKAVLEQTDHHLLVGKGAQDFARNMGFTIEDDLNTETSRRLWLEWKRRIDPDHYLDPKKRGQAMQMAGLSMVKDGLIDPDHYYGTINCDGVNSKGEVCGVTTTSGLAWKIPGRTGDSPILGAGLYVDGDVGAAGSTGRGEANLYNLCSFLIVEQMRMGKSPKDAGMEALRRIQKNTVEKRLLNARGLPNFGINFYVVNKRGEYAGVSMYAATYAVCTENGPQTLNCEPLHPGRASE, from the coding sequence GTGACCAACACCGTGAAGCCGGTGGTCGTGGCGTCCAACAACGGCAACGTTTACAAGAACGGCGGCACCGAGACCGGCGTGCAGAAGGCGTTCAACCTGATCACCAGGGGCACCGACGTGCTCGACGCGCTGGTCGCGGGCGTCAACAACTGCGAGCTGGACCCGGCCGACACCAGCGTCGGCTACGGCGGTCTGCCCAACGCCGACGGCATCGTGCAGCTGGATTCGTGTTGCATGCACGGGCCGACCAGGCGCGCCGGCGGCGTCGCCGCGATTGAGGGCGTGCGGACGCCATCGCTGGTGGCCAAGGCGGTGCTCGAGCAGACCGACCATCACCTGCTGGTCGGCAAGGGCGCGCAAGACTTCGCGCGCAACATGGGCTTCACGATCGAAGACGACCTCAACACCGAGACCTCGCGCCGGCTGTGGCTCGAGTGGAAGCGCCGCATCGACCCCGACCACTACCTCGATCCCAAGAAGCGCGGCCAGGCCATGCAGATGGCGGGCCTCAGCATGGTGAAAGACGGGCTGATCGATCCCGATCACTACTACGGCACGATCAATTGCGACGGCGTGAACAGCAAGGGCGAGGTGTGCGGCGTGACGACCACCAGCGGACTGGCGTGGAAGATTCCGGGACGCACCGGCGACTCACCCATCCTGGGCGCCGGCCTCTACGTGGACGGCGACGTCGGCGCCGCCGGGTCAACCGGCCGCGGCGAAGCCAACCTCTACAACCTCTGCTCGTTCCTGATCGTCGAGCAGATGCGCATGGGCAAGTCGCCGAAGGACGCCGGCATGGAGGCGTTGCGGCGCATCCAGAAGAACACGGTCGAGAAGCGCCTGCTGAACGCGCGCGGCCTCCCCAACTTCGGCATCAACTTCTACGTCGTCAACAAGAGGGGCGAATACGCCGGCGTCTCGATGTATGCGGCGACCTACGCGGTGTGCACGGAGAACGGGCCGCAGACGCTCAACTGCGAGCCGCTGCACCCGGGCCGCGCATCCGAGTAG
- a CDS encoding DUF1684 domain-containing protein: MKRISLLVFTLVATSVGAQTTYDEAALKAFHAEREKALLADNGWFTVAGLHFLNPGENKFGSDPLNDIVLEFADVPKQAGVITMTGNTVTIKAADGQTLTYNGKPVKDGPLRLSEKDRPADLITYKSTSFFLHFSGPRLAIRVRDQKAPLRTGFKGLKWFPANPALKVTGTFTPLAAPKVIQAPTILGDLEPFTVPGNVAVTIAGKTANMEAWKSGDRLWFVFRDLTSADATYPSARFLYTDAPTADGKVTLDFNRAQNPPCAYNPWTTCPLPPSANKLPVRIEAGEKRYHAEATSSAAVLRK; encoded by the coding sequence ATGAAACGCATCAGCTTGTTAGTGTTCACGCTGGTCGCCACCAGTGTCGGCGCGCAGACCACCTATGACGAAGCCGCGCTCAAGGCGTTCCACGCCGAGCGCGAAAAGGCCCTGCTCGCCGACAACGGATGGTTTACCGTGGCCGGGCTGCACTTCCTGAATCCGGGCGAGAACAAATTCGGGTCTGACCCGCTCAACGACATCGTGCTCGAGTTCGCCGATGTGCCCAAGCAGGCGGGCGTGATCACGATGACCGGCAACACCGTCACCATCAAGGCGGCCGACGGCCAGACGCTGACCTACAACGGCAAGCCGGTGAAAGACGGTCCGCTGCGCCTCTCGGAGAAAGATCGGCCGGCCGATCTCATCACCTACAAGAGCACCTCGTTCTTCCTGCACTTCAGCGGCCCGCGCCTCGCCATCCGCGTGCGCGACCAGAAGGCGCCGCTGCGCACGGGTTTCAAGGGCCTCAAGTGGTTTCCGGCGAACCCGGCCCTCAAGGTGACGGGCACGTTCACGCCGCTGGCCGCGCCCAAGGTCATCCAGGCGCCGACCATCCTCGGCGACCTCGAACCGTTCACCGTGCCCGGCAACGTGGCGGTGACCATCGCCGGCAAGACGGCCAACATGGAAGCGTGGAAGTCCGGCGACCGCCTGTGGTTTGTCTTCCGTGACCTGACCAGCGCCGACGCGACGTATCCCTCGGCGCGGTTCCTCTACACCGACGCGCCCACCGCCGACGGCAAGGTGACGCTCGACTTCAACCGCGCGCAGAACCCGCCGTGCGCCTACAACCCGTGGACCACGTGCCCGCTGCCGCCCTCGGCCAACAAGCTGCCGGTGCGCATCGAAGCGGGTGAGAAGCGGTACCACGCCGAGGCCACGTCGAGTGCGGCCGTGCTGAGGAAGTGA
- a CDS encoding PQQ-binding-like beta-propeller repeat protein, protein MFITIARRRLAELAAAMLCTATALAQPASSPIAALRTSPVEKFAVNPGFRDWAPSVVSGTTIVAGNSSNRGGLYAIDTVSGKLKWTARPIGLARGNPFVATAPAIAGDLVIAPMAHTLVAVTLSTGKEAWRGPQTAQGAAVAAGAGTAFVMGEDRVFHAVDAATGRTKWTMPFARSGSCEAVPVWRDGTVYVSAAVLVTAADANKAASYYTHLFAIDAVTGKERWRYPAAPVAGNNVGVCLTQPIVSGNTLFGTAASTLHAVDVTSGKGRWTVEIRRPVEGRVRAVELSGLVDAGPVLAGITSGFLIAFDKATGQTAWEVKGQYRTNNPSTAVAGKVLYFQGHPGAEPASEVQDRIVYQGGKPVPTVPVLPGGRLNAIDLDTREILWSFSRPTVEPNWPFGFVSAVDGGLWVDSYQALVKLQ, encoded by the coding sequence GTGTTCATCACAATCGCTCGACGTCGATTGGCGGAGCTGGCGGCCGCCATGCTTTGCACCGCGACCGCGTTGGCTCAGCCGGCGTCATCCCCGATCGCTGCCCTTCGTACCAGCCCGGTTGAAAAGTTCGCGGTCAATCCCGGTTTCAGGGACTGGGCGCCGTCCGTCGTCTCGGGCACGACGATCGTGGCCGGCAACTCTTCGAATCGCGGCGGCCTGTATGCCATCGATACCGTGAGCGGCAAACTGAAATGGACGGCGCGGCCCATCGGACTGGCGCGAGGCAATCCGTTCGTCGCGACCGCGCCGGCAATTGCCGGCGACCTCGTGATCGCTCCCATGGCACACACGCTCGTGGCCGTGACGTTGAGCACGGGCAAAGAAGCCTGGCGCGGTCCGCAGACGGCGCAAGGCGCGGCGGTGGCTGCCGGCGCAGGCACGGCCTTCGTCATGGGCGAGGATCGCGTCTTCCATGCCGTTGACGCGGCCACCGGAAGGACCAAGTGGACGATGCCGTTTGCCAGGAGCGGATCGTGTGAGGCCGTGCCGGTGTGGCGCGACGGCACCGTCTACGTGAGTGCGGCGGTCCTGGTGACGGCGGCGGATGCCAACAAGGCGGCGAGCTACTACACCCACTTGTTTGCGATCGACGCGGTCACCGGCAAGGAACGCTGGCGCTATCCAGCGGCGCCGGTCGCCGGCAACAACGTTGGCGTGTGCCTCACACAGCCGATCGTCTCCGGCAATACCCTGTTCGGCACGGCCGCATCGACGCTCCATGCAGTGGACGTGACCTCCGGCAAAGGCCGTTGGACCGTCGAGATCCGCCGGCCGGTGGAAGGCCGCGTGCGCGCCGTCGAACTGAGTGGGCTGGTGGACGCTGGTCCGGTGCTGGCTGGAATCACGTCCGGTTTCCTGATTGCCTTCGACAAGGCGACCGGGCAAACCGCATGGGAAGTGAAGGGGCAATACCGCACGAACAATCCCTCGACCGCGGTTGCGGGCAAGGTCCTCTACTTCCAGGGCCATCCGGGCGCCGAGCCGGCATCGGAAGTCCAGGATCGCATCGTTTATCAAGGCGGCAAGCCTGTGCCCACGGTTCCCGTGCTCCCGGGCGGCCGCCTGAATGCCATCGACCTCGACACGCGCGAGATCCTGTGGTCGTTCTCACGTCCCACCGTTGAGCCCAACTGGCCGTTTGGATTCGTCTCGGCCGTTGACGGCGGATTGTGGGTGGATTCGTATCAGGCGCTCGTGAAGCTGCAATAA
- a CDS encoding STT3 domain-containing protein — protein MKKQDLVFLFLILCVAATLRLWAPWDDVLGGARVNFLETDAWYHVRLAESQVRNFPHRVTVDPYASPNGQYVAVAPLLDTIIATAVVLTRGTAASTAYIERVAALVPAVIGVLAVAAVWALGTIAFDRRAGLIAGLLAAVLPGHFLDRTLVGFVDHHALEVLLSFSTLACLASTFAKATVDKWQWLPRAVAAGVFLGLYLLAWGSGAYFVAILAGWVVLAPLMGFTREAVVAAARAAVVTAAVALVLVLALQDPGLFRYNTQITSLVALLGVSALIGWMATQPETSWFSVSSASSAALILLSMSSVAALAVSVLAPDLVRQVTIDLARFRPDPTRMAVLEARPLFLYTGNWVWTQPWTFFRSGFYTGIVAVVFLAASLWKSRRLDHLLIVIFTVVNYAATIGQNRFGYYLVPASALVVGWLCMRLLNWGGVPHAGNPQPKVKTWLPMQREVAVVLVAGIAVAPNLVPAALTTTRAGGMPDYWAATMQWLRTQTPEPFDAPGYYLARYGTSNPPARYTVMNWWDQGYWLVQAAHRVPVSNPTQGGAPVSAAFLTATDDAAALDILTAARARFVVVDWELPFRDAGSGALAGRFQNLADWAGIPTSRFYSLCYTRDRDTDPWQPSWIYNEAYYQTMAYRLMVLGGRSAAPVNSTWVVRKRQLRDDTGREFCEVSNAQSYATAEEAKQAAAASGPEFVVVGRTPWQPAFPVPAITGLRVAQEFRESQQKPNESPMVRVFEVIER, from the coding sequence GTGAAGAAACAGGATCTGGTCTTTCTCTTCCTCATCCTCTGCGTAGCAGCCACTCTGCGTCTGTGGGCTCCGTGGGATGACGTGCTCGGCGGCGCCCGCGTCAACTTCCTCGAGACCGATGCCTGGTACCACGTCCGTCTCGCGGAGAGCCAGGTCCGCAACTTCCCGCATCGCGTCACCGTGGATCCGTACGCGTCGCCCAACGGCCAGTACGTCGCCGTCGCCCCGCTCCTCGACACCATCATCGCGACCGCGGTCGTGCTCACGCGGGGCACCGCCGCGTCCACCGCTTACATCGAGCGCGTCGCCGCCCTCGTGCCGGCGGTGATCGGCGTGCTGGCGGTGGCCGCGGTGTGGGCGCTGGGCACCATCGCGTTCGACCGGCGCGCGGGCCTGATCGCCGGGCTGCTCGCGGCCGTGCTTCCAGGCCACTTCCTGGATCGCACGCTCGTCGGCTTCGTCGATCACCACGCGCTCGAGGTCCTGCTGTCGTTCTCGACATTGGCGTGCCTGGCCTCCACCTTCGCCAAGGCTACGGTGGACAAGTGGCAGTGGCTGCCCCGGGCTGTCGCCGCCGGCGTCTTTCTCGGGCTGTACCTGCTCGCCTGGGGGAGTGGCGCGTACTTTGTCGCGATCCTCGCCGGCTGGGTCGTGCTCGCGCCCCTCATGGGTTTCACGCGCGAGGCGGTCGTGGCGGCTGCTCGCGCCGCGGTGGTCACCGCCGCGGTCGCGCTGGTCCTGGTTCTAGCCCTGCAGGACCCGGGCCTCTTCCGCTACAACACGCAGATCACCTCGTTGGTCGCATTGCTCGGCGTCTCTGCACTCATTGGGTGGATGGCGACGCAACCCGAGACCAGTTGGTTTTCTGTGTCATCTGCGTCATCTGCGGCTCTGATATTGCTATCGATGTCATCCGTGGCCGCGCTGGCGGTATCGGTGTTGGCCCCGGATCTCGTGCGGCAGGTGACGATCGATCTCGCGCGGTTCCGCCCGGATCCGACGCGCATGGCGGTGCTCGAAGCGCGGCCGCTCTTTCTCTACACCGGCAACTGGGTCTGGACGCAGCCGTGGACCTTCTTCCGCAGCGGCTTCTACACCGGCATCGTCGCCGTGGTCTTCCTGGCGGCGAGCTTGTGGAAGTCGCGCCGGCTCGATCACCTGCTCATCGTGATCTTCACTGTGGTGAACTACGCGGCCACGATCGGCCAGAACCGGTTCGGCTACTACCTGGTGCCGGCATCGGCGCTGGTGGTGGGATGGCTGTGCATGCGCCTGCTCAACTGGGGCGGCGTGCCGCACGCCGGGAATCCGCAGCCGAAGGTGAAAACCTGGCTGCCCATGCAGCGCGAGGTGGCGGTCGTGCTGGTCGCGGGAATTGCCGTCGCGCCCAACCTGGTGCCGGCCGCCCTCACCACCACGCGCGCGGGCGGCATGCCCGACTACTGGGCCGCGACCATGCAGTGGTTGCGAACCCAGACGCCCGAACCGTTCGATGCCCCCGGCTACTACCTGGCTCGCTACGGCACGTCCAATCCTCCGGCCCGCTACACGGTGATGAACTGGTGGGACCAGGGCTATTGGCTCGTCCAGGCCGCGCATCGCGTGCCGGTCTCGAACCCGACGCAAGGTGGCGCGCCGGTGTCGGCTGCGTTCCTGACCGCGACGGATGACGCCGCGGCGCTCGACATCCTGACGGCCGCTCGCGCGCGATTTGTCGTGGTGGACTGGGAACTGCCGTTCCGTGATGCCGGCAGCGGTGCGCTCGCCGGGCGCTTCCAGAACCTGGCGGACTGGGCCGGCATCCCGACCTCACGCTTCTACTCGCTCTGCTACACGCGCGACCGCGACACCGATCCGTGGCAGCCGAGTTGGATCTACAACGAGGCCTACTACCAGACGATGGCGTACCGGTTGATGGTGTTGGGCGGCCGCTCCGCGGCGCCGGTCAACAGCACGTGGGTGGTGCGGAAGCGCCAGTTGCGGGACGACACCGGACGCGAGTTCTGCGAAGTGTCGAACGCCCAGTCCTACGCGACCGCGGAGGAGGCGAAGCAGGCGGCGGCCGCCAGCGGTCCCGAGTTCGTCGTCGTTGGCCGCACCCCGTGGCAGCCGGCGTTTCCGGTGCCCGCGATTACCGGCTTGCGGGTGGCGCAGGAATTCCGGGAGTCGCAACAGAAGCCGAACGAGAGTCCCATGGTGCGCGTGTTCGAAGTGATCGAACGCTGA
- a CDS encoding COX15/CtaA family protein — MSRLSSFQRLALWTTATTYFLILVGGLVRASGAGLGCPDWPRCFGGWVPPMSAADLPPQFEPSQFNQTLMWTEYLNRLLGVTVGFLILATAVSAWRHHRRDPRILWTTIGALLLTGFQGWLGGRVVAHELAAWIVTAHMIVALVIVQMLLYVTVRATPRQGQTPSSIERGVRPWVLSLIVVTLIQIALGTQVRGGVDAAFDAGVARNSALATLGSISVIHRDAAVVVLLGAFLLTFWLVTMRDRHTALIRWSWVVLALAAGQVALGVVMAYVSLLPGAQVGHLTLASLLLGAETVMLLVSWRGSAAVAPSRRAGL, encoded by the coding sequence GTGAGCCGTCTTTCATCCTTCCAGCGCCTCGCCCTGTGGACGACGGCGACCACCTATTTCCTGATCCTGGTCGGCGGCCTGGTCCGCGCTTCGGGCGCCGGGCTGGGCTGCCCGGACTGGCCCCGTTGCTTCGGCGGGTGGGTGCCGCCGATGTCGGCGGCCGACCTGCCGCCGCAGTTCGAGCCGTCCCAGTTCAACCAGACGTTGATGTGGACGGAGTACCTCAATCGCCTGCTCGGCGTGACGGTGGGGTTCCTGATCCTGGCCACCGCGGTGTCGGCGTGGCGCCACCACCGCCGCGACCCGCGGATTCTCTGGACCACAATCGGCGCCCTGCTGCTCACGGGATTCCAGGGATGGCTCGGCGGCCGCGTCGTGGCGCACGAACTGGCGGCGTGGATCGTGACGGCTCACATGATCGTCGCACTGGTGATCGTGCAGATGTTGTTGTACGTCACGGTGAGGGCAACACCGCGGCAGGGTCAGACCCCTTCTTCAATCGAGCGCGGGGTCAGACCCTGGGTCCTCTCGCTCATCGTGGTGACGTTGATTCAAATCGCCCTCGGCACGCAGGTGCGCGGCGGCGTGGACGCCGCCTTCGACGCCGGCGTGGCGCGCAACAGCGCACTGGCCACCCTGGGTTCGATTAGCGTCATCCATCGCGACGCCGCCGTTGTTGTGCTGCTGGGCGCCTTCCTCCTGACGTTCTGGCTGGTGACCATGCGCGACCGCCACACTGCGTTGATTCGCTGGTCCTGGGTCGTGCTGGCCCTGGCGGCGGGGCAGGTGGCGCTCGGTGTGGTCATGGCGTATGTTTCTCTGTTACCGGGCGCCCAGGTGGGGCATCTAACCCTGGCAAGCCTGCTACTCGGCGCCGAAACGGTGATGTTGCTCGTGAGCTGGAGAGGATCGGCAGCGGTAGCGCCCTCCAGGAGGGCGGGACTTTAG
- a CDS encoding exodeoxyribonuclease III: protein MKIATWNVNGIRARQAQLLEWLAAEKPDVVCLQEIKASLDQLPFELRDVEGYWSYWHGDKGYSGVAVLLAKSLVTASPSCSHPGFDFEQRIACATLRSSLGEITLVTVYVPNGGKDYEAKLRFLDGLDGFADQLARDGRLVIFCGDLNVARTERDIHEKERKPNQIGTRPDERALLERIISRDLVDVGRALEPDNDNLFTWWPPWRSLKQRNIGWRIDYVLASSALASRATSSVVQREFGTSDHGPVVVNFEIS, encoded by the coding sequence ATGAAGATTGCGACCTGGAACGTCAATGGTATTCGTGCCCGGCAGGCCCAACTGCTCGAGTGGCTCGCCGCCGAGAAGCCTGACGTGGTCTGCCTGCAGGAGATCAAGGCGTCGCTCGACCAGCTCCCGTTCGAGCTGCGCGACGTCGAGGGCTACTGGAGCTACTGGCACGGCGACAAAGGCTACTCCGGAGTGGCAGTGCTGCTGGCGAAGTCGCTGGTGACGGCGTCGCCGAGTTGCTCGCATCCGGGCTTCGACTTCGAGCAGCGCATTGCCTGCGCGACGCTGCGCTCGTCCCTTGGTGAGATCACCTTGGTGACGGTCTACGTGCCGAACGGCGGCAAAGACTACGAGGCCAAGCTCCGCTTTCTCGACGGGCTCGATGGCTTCGCCGACCAATTGGCCCGCGACGGGCGACTGGTGATCTTCTGCGGCGACCTGAACGTGGCCCGCACCGAGCGCGACATCCACGAGAAGGAGCGCAAGCCGAACCAGATTGGCACGCGACCGGACGAGCGCGCCCTGCTCGAGCGCATCATCTCGCGCGACCTGGTGGACGTGGGCCGGGCGCTCGAGCCGGACAACGACAACCTGTTCACATGGTGGCCGCCGTGGCGCAGCCTCAAGCAGCGCAACATCGGCTGGCGGATTGACTACGTGCTGGCCTCGTCCGCCCTTGCCTCTCGCGCGACCTCATCGGTCGTGCAACGGGAGTTCGGCACCAGCGATCACGGCCCGGTCGTCGTCAATTTCGAGATTTCGTGA